The Thermogemmatispora onikobensis genome has a window encoding:
- a CDS encoding ABC transporter substrate-binding protein, protein MRSYLASSPRRHRFAFGLVSLLLLLGLVLTACGGGGSSSPSGPKTDTLNVLPAPNGPNVDNFNPFFNYNTPAAWGSQGLLYEGLYRTNLYSGNYEEWLATSYEFSRDGSQLTFHLRPNVKWNDGQPFTSADVKFTFDFLKTHPALDQGGVLPLVKDVSTPDPQTVTFTLTSPNSTALFYIGQQVYIVPQHVWSTISGDPAKFTNDKNPVGTGPYKLRSFSADLIIYDVNPSYWGGQPAVKHIYVYSAKDNTTAVTNMIQGKYDWMGTGWTPDFDKQFKSKDPQHNKTWFFPSNTVMLYLNLYKAPFNNVLVRKAISAAINRDNLPQGVALYAKPAHPTGIIPARKDWIAPEYQNATFQYSVSQAQSYLKQAGYSQHSDGYFYDSSGKVLGFSIIVPSSWSDWAQDVQFIVNDLNKAGIKATMNGVADANTYFSAIYGGNYEAAISWTDKGPTPYYPYRDMLSSSNSGPIGKSVSGSNFERWDAHSAGTLANQVDQLLKQYMTSTDTTVQKQAVQGIEKIIVEQLPAIPLTVNVDWDE, encoded by the coding sequence ATGCGTTCGTATCTGGCATCGTCACCACGTCGGCATCGCTTTGCCTTCGGGCTGGTGTCGCTGCTGCTCCTGCTCGGTCTCGTGCTGACCGCCTGCGGAGGTGGCGGATCAAGCTCTCCATCGGGGCCTAAGACAGACACGCTCAATGTGTTGCCGGCGCCTAATGGCCCCAATGTCGATAACTTTAACCCGTTCTTTAACTACAACACCCCTGCCGCCTGGGGCTCCCAGGGTCTGCTTTACGAGGGGCTGTATCGTACCAATCTTTATTCGGGCAACTATGAGGAGTGGCTGGCGACCAGCTATGAGTTTTCTAGAGATGGTAGTCAGCTCACCTTCCATCTGCGTCCTAACGTGAAGTGGAACGACGGCCAGCCCTTCACCAGCGCCGACGTCAAGTTCACCTTCGACTTCTTGAAGACGCATCCGGCCCTCGACCAGGGCGGAGTGCTGCCGTTGGTCAAGGATGTCTCGACGCCTGATCCTCAGACGGTGACCTTCACCCTGACCAGCCCCAACAGCACCGCGCTCTTCTATATCGGCCAGCAGGTCTACATCGTGCCTCAGCACGTCTGGTCCACCATCAGCGGCGACCCCGCCAAGTTCACCAACGATAAAAACCCCGTCGGCACCGGCCCCTACAAGCTGCGCAGCTTCTCCGCCGACCTGATCATCTACGACGTCAACCCCTCCTACTGGGGCGGCCAGCCCGCCGTTAAGCACATCTACGTCTACTCCGCCAAGGACAACACGACCGCCGTCACCAATATGATCCAGGGCAAGTATGACTGGATGGGCACGGGCTGGACACCGGACTTCGATAAGCAATTCAAGTCCAAGGACCCCCAGCACAACAAGACCTGGTTCTTCCCCAGCAACACCGTCATGCTCTACCTGAACCTCTACAAGGCCCCCTTCAATAATGTCCTCGTCCGCAAGGCCATCAGCGCCGCGATCAACCGCGACAACCTGCCACAGGGTGTGGCGCTCTATGCCAAGCCGGCTCATCCGACGGGAATTATCCCGGCCCGCAAGGACTGGATCGCGCCGGAGTATCAGAATGCCACCTTCCAGTACAGCGTCTCGCAAGCCCAGTCCTATCTCAAGCAGGCCGGCTACAGCCAGCACAGCGATGGCTACTTCTACGACTCCAGCGGCAAGGTCCTCGGCTTCTCCATCATCGTCCCCAGCAGCTGGTCTGACTGGGCTCAGGACGTCCAGTTCATCGTCAACGACCTCAACAAGGCCGGCATCAAGGCCACGATGAACGGCGTGGCCGACGCCAATACCTACTTCAGCGCCATCTATGGCGGCAACTACGAGGCGGCGATCAGCTGGACGGATAAGGGTCCCACCCCCTACTATCCGTATCGCGACATGCTCAGCAGCAGCAACTCTGGCCCGATCGGGAAGTCGGTCTCCGGGTCGAACTTCGAGCGCTGGGATGCGCATTCGGCTGGAACGCTGGCC